CTAGATCAGGCTGGGCAAAGCGAGAGATCTCATCCGGAGGCAAAAAAGCCGTTGCTTTGCCGCCAATATCAACATAGACACCATCGTTATCGTGGCTTACGGGTTTCCCGTGGACCGTTTGCCCGACCTCAAAATTAAAGTCGTGCTGCGCGAGGGCCTGGGCAAAGTCATCAGCAGAGAATGTCAAAGGTTTGGTCCAGTAATGTGGGTAGTAGAGAGTCCGGTATCGATTTTATAGCACGCGCCAGATGGAAACAAACGATTCTGCAGTGAGCCGTCATATCGCAACTCAACACAGAAAAGTCGGTGGGACTTTAGCTCTCCCTGACTAAAATTCCATTAAATTTACGATCAGAATGTCCTCCACCCCGCGACCGTCCTTAGTGTCAATAGAATGCGTGCCGTCAATGATTGACAATATCTCAGGCGCTCATTGAAGAAAGTTCATAGCGGCTCCTTCTGGTTTCCGACCACAATGGGGGCCTCAAACTTTTTATACTGAGAGGAAGAACACCACTCAGATTTGACATTGAATCTATGACTACTGCTCCTGCTTCCACGACCAATCCCCTGCTGATCTGTCAGGGATTGCCCCCCTTCGATCAGATTGAGCCGCAGCATGTCGTACCGGCGATGACGCAGCTCTTGCAGGAGCTAGAACAAGAACTCTCAGCCTTAGAATCTCAAGTGCAGCCAACTTGGGCGGGGTTAGTGGAGCCACTAGAACAGCTTGAAGAGCGCCTCAGCTGGAGTTGGGGCATTGTCGGGCATCTCATGGGGGTGCAGAACAGCCCTGAATTACGCGAGGCTTACGAAGCGGTGCAGCCACAGTTGGTCACGTTCGTTAATCAGCTCAGCCAGAGTCAGCCGCTCTATGAGGGCTACAAAGCAATTCGAGCCTCTGAAGCCTGGTCAACGCTAGAAAGTGCCCAGCAGCGAGTGATTGAACGAGCCATTCAAGATGCAGAATTATCAGGTGTCGGGCTGACGGGAGAGAAGAAAGAGCGATTCAATGCCATTCAGCTTGAGTTAGCGGAGCTATCTACGCAGTTTTCAAATCATGTTTTAGATGCAACAAAGGCGTTCAATTTAATGCTGACGGAGCCAGCAGAGGTGGAGGGACTCCCCAAGAGCTTGCTGAGCTTGGCAGCTCAAAGCGCTCGTGCGGCGGGGAAAGAAGATGCAACACCCGAATCAGGTCCTTGGCAGATCACTTTAGATGCCCCTAGCTTTGGGCCTTTTTTGCAGCACAGCCGACGGCGTGATTTGCGGGAGCAGGTTTACCGAGCCTATATTTCCCGCGCCTCTAGTGGTGAACTCGACAATCGAGACATCATCGAACGAATCTTAGCGCTCCGGCAAGAAGAGTCACAGATGCTGGGCTATGAGACCTACGCAGAGGTCAGTTTGGCCAGTAAGATGGCGCCTTCGGTGGCTGAGGTTGAGGCGCTGTTAGAGCAATTACGTCAGTCTAGCTATGATGCCGCCCTTGATGAACTCCAAACGCTGCAGGCCTTTGCGAAGCAGCAGGATCCTGACGTACCTGAGCTGAAGCATTGGGATACAGGTTTTTGGTCTGAGCGCCAGCGAGAGGCGAAGTATGAGTTAACCGATGAGCAGCTGCGGCCCTATTTCCCTTTGCCTCAGGTTTTGGAGGGACTCTTTGGCTTAGTGAATCGTCTGTTTGGGGTTACGGTCACCGCTGCCGATGGTGAAGCACCCGTTTGGCACCCTGATGTGCGCTACTTTCAGGTGGCGAAGGCGGGTGAGGCGATGGCCGAAGGCCGGTCGGAGACCATTGCACACTTCTACCTCGACCCCTACAGCCGCCCTGCGGAAAAGCGAGGCGGTGCCTGGATGGATGATTGCTTGGGCCGAGTCAAGCGCGGCGGAACAACGCAACTCCCGGTGGCCTATTTGACCTGCAACCAAACGCCCCCAGTGGACGGTAGCCCCAGCTTGATGACGTTCCGAGAGGTGGAAACCCTGTTCCATGAGTTTGGTCATGGTTTACAGCACATGCTCACCCAGGTGGATTATGCGGGGGCGGCAGGCATTAACAACGTTGAGTGGGATGCGGTTGAATTACCCAGTCAGTTCATGGAGAACTGGTGCTATGACCGCAGTACGCTGATGGGGATGGCTCGCCACTACGAAACGGGTGAACCTTTACCAGAGGAGTATTTTCAGCGTCTTGTTGCGGCTCGCACCTATATGAGTGGTTCAATGACGCTGCGTCAGGTTCACTTTAGCTCAGTGGATCTTGCACTTCACTCTCGCTATCAGCCAGGAACTGGATCGAGCGCCCATGAACTTCGCAGCCAGATTGCAGAAAATACGACGGTACTTGCTCCGTTGCCCGAAGATTCATTCCTCTGTGCTTTTGGGCATATTTTTGCCGGAGGCTATGCAGCGGGTTACTACAGCTACAAGTGGGCTGAGGTGCTGAGTGCTGATGCTTTTGCGGCGTTTGAAGAGGCGGGGCTGGAAGATGGAGATGCGATCGCAACCACCGGCCAACGCTTCCGAGACACCATCTTAGCCCTTGGCGGCAGCCAACACCCCATGGAAATCTTCAAAGCATTCCGGGGCCGTGAACCCAGCTCTGAGGCATTGCTACGTCATAGCGGATTGCAGGCAGCGTAGCGCATTAAAACTTTACGGTGAACACTGCAATGTCTGGGACAATGTAATTTACTCGGGCTGGGGTTCAGCCCCACGCTTAAATCAGACTCTATATCCAATCGTCTGAACCGGAGCATTTTGCATTGTCCCATTAACCTGAATTCATGCCGGAAGAAAATCTGCTCGCCCTTGCCCAGACTGGGGATCTCGATGCCATCAAGCAGCTACTAAATCAGACCCTTCAACCCCATGCAAACCAGGTTCATGACATTTGCATCCGCAAAGACTGCCTACAAATCAGTATTGAATCTACCAACATTCCAAATCAATCGACCCTGGTTCCTTTGATACAGCAAACTATCAGTCAGCTGCAGGTTAGCCAGATCCACGCCCTCGAAGTCTATGGGCATACGGTCGGTGACGAACTTCCCCACTGGATGCAGCAGCTCGATTGTCTAGCATCGGCAGACACAACGGTTGCAGCAACCATCACTCAAACACCGTCTACAGAAGTAAGCCACCCGGAGACGAACCTCCCAAGCTCTCCCCCGCAGTCTGCTCCAATAGCACCTAGCACAACTGCAAATACGACAGCAGCAGACGGGCCATCCACGCCTCAAAGTCAAGCTCATAACACCATCCACTACAGCCCCGCAGTCGAAAAGATGGTTCAGGCCTATGGCTCCGGGAGTCGCGACTTCCAACAGTCCAACTTCAATGAAACAGACCTACAGGGCATCAATCTAACCCTGGCAAATTTACAAGAGTCGCAGCTCGTATGGGCAAATCTCAGCAACGCCAGCCTTGGTCACGCCAACTTAACCCACGCTCAACTGCGACACGCCAATCTCAGCAACGCTAACTTACAGGGCGCAAAGCTTCAAGGGGCCAATTTCATAGGTGCCAATCTCACGGGTGCTAATTTGAGCTGGGCTGAGCTAAGAGGGGCAAACTTTACCGATGCTGACCTCACAGACGCCAACTTACTCAACGCAAACCTAGAGCGAGTCACAATGCCAGACGGCACCTATTTAGACTAGTTCAGCAGCCTCAACCGCATGTACAGTCGCTTCTTCTTCTAAGTCTTCAATCGTCAAAGGATCATAGGGATCGTCATCAATAATGACGCGGCGAACCCAATCTTGGAAAGCTTGCTGAAGATTAACAAAAAACGGAGATGAAGGGGCAGTAGATTTCATGGAAGAGAGCATGTCAAGTACCTATTATCCAAGCCTTAGGGCCATTCGCTGACAGCCAGATCCCTTCCTGAGTGGGTTCAGGACTTCAGAAAAGATGACTGGCAAAGATCTTGGCGTGACGGTCAACATCTGTTCCCTGCACGAAATGACCAAGGCGAGATGGGGATTCTGCCATCATCATCATTGCCAGGAGCGTCAACACCATTGCATGACTGAAGATTAATGCCGGCTTGAAAGCTATCCCGTTCATCAATCTATCCTCACTGACTTATTGTGCCCACTCAGTATCTTGCTTCGACATCAGAGATACAGTGACGCTGCTCTCTGACTCTTGTGATGCCGGTCACGCGGCTCATTTGCTAAGATACGAATCCATTTGCAAATATACACATTGAAGTGATGAGACTTAAGTCTTGGGAGTCTCCCCGTCGAGGGAGGCAGC
Above is a window of Acaryochloris thomasi RCC1774 DNA encoding:
- a CDS encoding M3 family metallopeptidase — translated: MTTAPASTTNPLLICQGLPPFDQIEPQHVVPAMTQLLQELEQELSALESQVQPTWAGLVEPLEQLEERLSWSWGIVGHLMGVQNSPELREAYEAVQPQLVTFVNQLSQSQPLYEGYKAIRASEAWSTLESAQQRVIERAIQDAELSGVGLTGEKKERFNAIQLELAELSTQFSNHVLDATKAFNLMLTEPAEVEGLPKSLLSLAAQSARAAGKEDATPESGPWQITLDAPSFGPFLQHSRRRDLREQVYRAYISRASSGELDNRDIIERILALRQEESQMLGYETYAEVSLASKMAPSVAEVEALLEQLRQSSYDAALDELQTLQAFAKQQDPDVPELKHWDTGFWSERQREAKYELTDEQLRPYFPLPQVLEGLFGLVNRLFGVTVTAADGEAPVWHPDVRYFQVAKAGEAMAEGRSETIAHFYLDPYSRPAEKRGGAWMDDCLGRVKRGGTTQLPVAYLTCNQTPPVDGSPSLMTFREVETLFHEFGHGLQHMLTQVDYAGAAGINNVEWDAVELPSQFMENWCYDRSTLMGMARHYETGEPLPEEYFQRLVAARTYMSGSMTLRQVHFSSVDLALHSRYQPGTGSSAHELRSQIAENTTVLAPLPEDSFLCAFGHIFAGGYAAGYYSYKWAEVLSADAFAAFEEAGLEDGDAIATTGQRFRDTILALGGSQHPMEIFKAFRGREPSSEALLRHSGLQAA
- a CDS encoding pentapeptide repeat-containing protein, which translates into the protein MPEENLLALAQTGDLDAIKQLLNQTLQPHANQVHDICIRKDCLQISIESTNIPNQSTLVPLIQQTISQLQVSQIHALEVYGHTVGDELPHWMQQLDCLASADTTVAATITQTPSTEVSHPETNLPSSPPQSAPIAPSTTANTTAADGPSTPQSQAHNTIHYSPAVEKMVQAYGSGSRDFQQSNFNETDLQGINLTLANLQESQLVWANLSNASLGHANLTHAQLRHANLSNANLQGAKLQGANFIGANLTGANLSWAELRGANFTDADLTDANLLNANLERVTMPDGTYLD